A stretch of the Chitiniphilus purpureus genome encodes the following:
- a CDS encoding YdcF family protein has translation MMVGSIVAKNAIASLLLPPGSLVLLLFAAWHLHTRRPRVARALLTLAASALYLLSTPGCATWLLQRLEPAPTPLTQLATVDAIVVLGGGKRLAARDQVGGETVNNGTLARLRYAAQLARRWNKPLLVTGGRPKGGIAEAVLMQAVLEREFAVPVRWVEAGANDTVDNAQATAAMLPPDQRRVGLVSQAWHLPRASQAFRSAGFTVVPAGTDYASPEPAWLLSLLPSAGALQQSRTALHEMLGLLWYALRGH, from the coding sequence ATGATGGTCGGCAGTATCGTCGCCAAGAATGCGATCGCCAGTCTGCTGCTCCCGCCCGGCAGCCTTGTGCTGCTGCTCTTTGCCGCATGGCATCTGCACACCCGTCGTCCGCGCGTGGCGCGTGCGCTGCTGACGTTGGCGGCCAGCGCGCTGTATCTGCTCAGCACCCCCGGATGCGCCACCTGGCTGCTGCAGCGGCTGGAGCCCGCGCCCACCCCTTTGACACAGCTGGCAACAGTCGACGCCATCGTGGTGCTTGGTGGCGGCAAGCGGTTGGCGGCCCGCGATCAGGTCGGCGGCGAAACCGTGAACAACGGCACGCTGGCGAGGCTGCGCTATGCCGCCCAGCTGGCGCGGCGCTGGAACAAGCCATTGCTGGTCACCGGCGGCAGACCCAAGGGCGGCATCGCCGAAGCGGTATTGATGCAAGCGGTGCTGGAGCGCGAATTCGCAGTACCGGTACGCTGGGTGGAAGCCGGCGCCAACGATACCGTCGACAACGCCCAGGCCACTGCCGCCATGCTGCCCCCGGACCAGCGCCGGGTGGGGCTGGTCAGTCAGGCATGGCATCTGCCCCGTGCCAGCCAAGCCTTTCGCAGCGCCGGATTCACTGTGGTCCCCGCCGGCACCGACTATGCCAGCCCGGAGCCGGCATGGCTGCTTTCGCTGCTGCCCAGCGCCGGGGCCTTGCAGCAAAGCCGTACCGCGCTGCACGAAATGCTGGGCCTGCTCTGGTACGCGCTACGCGGCCATTGA
- a CDS encoding asparaginase, with translation MRNLIIYVGGTIGMRAAAGGLAPASGWLTQQLMARHPECDVLEYVPLLDSSSMTPVHWVRLAEDIRLRASTYRGVVVLHGTDTLAWTAAALAYQLCDSTIPVVLTGAMQPWDAAGSDAPGNVATALALVNEPAFREVGVVFAGRLWRATRVRKLDSQGQEAFATPAVAPLGRFDGERWILAHHRLLPPAVPPRALILAPDKRVVLCRLAPGFSAHWLGRQLMRGGCDALVLETYGSGNVPDHPDLLAALSELAQEVPVVNCTQCLRGGVTMGQYASSGPLVAAGVWNGAEMTSEAALVKLHGVLGEGGALARMRDRFESVLADDR, from the coding sequence ATGCGCAATCTCATCATTTACGTCGGCGGCACCATTGGGATGCGTGCGGCGGCAGGCGGCCTTGCCCCGGCAAGCGGGTGGCTGACACAGCAGCTGATGGCGCGCCATCCTGAGTGCGATGTGCTGGAGTACGTGCCGCTGCTCGATTCGAGCAGCATGACACCGGTGCATTGGGTGCGTCTTGCCGAGGATATCCGGCTGCGTGCCAGCACCTACCGCGGCGTCGTGGTACTGCATGGGACCGATACACTGGCCTGGACCGCCGCGGCACTGGCCTATCAACTATGTGACAGCACGATCCCGGTGGTATTGACCGGGGCAATGCAGCCCTGGGATGCCGCTGGCAGCGATGCACCCGGCAATGTGGCGACTGCATTGGCCTTGGTGAATGAGCCGGCGTTCCGGGAGGTCGGTGTGGTGTTTGCGGGGCGGCTATGGCGCGCCACCCGGGTACGCAAGCTTGACAGCCAGGGTCAGGAGGCCTTCGCCACCCCTGCCGTGGCACCATTGGGCCGGTTCGACGGCGAGCGCTGGATACTGGCGCACCATAGGCTGCTGCCGCCTGCCGTGCCGCCGCGGGCATTGATCCTGGCGCCCGACAAGCGCGTGGTGCTGTGCAGACTGGCTCCAGGCTTCAGCGCGCATTGGTTGGGCCGGCAATTGATGCGCGGCGGCTGCGATGCGTTGGTGCTCGAAACCTACGGCAGTGGCAACGTACCTGACCATCCGGACCTGCTGGCCGCGCTGTCAGAACTGGCCCAGGAGGTACCGGTGGTCAATTGCACCCAATGCCTGCGTGGCGGGGTCACGATGGGACAGTACGCCAGCAGCGGGCCGTTGGTGGCCGCGGGGGTCTGGAATGGTGCGGAGATGACGTCCGAGGCGGCGCTCGTCAAATTGCACGGGGTCCTGGGCGAGGGCGGCGCTCTGGCCCGGATGCGCGACCGTTTCGAATCCGTGCTGGCCGATGACCGCTGA
- the smpB gene encoding SsrA-binding protein SmpB, giving the protein MTIVDNRKAFHDYFIEDRFEAGLMLQGWEVKSIRAGRVQLKESYVSYANGDFWLLGAHISPLTTASTHITTDPVRPRKLLLHRREIERLSGLVARAGYTVAALNMHYTRGRIKLEIGLAKGKKQHDKRNSEKEREWQREKQRLVRNDSKRG; this is encoded by the coding sequence ATGACCATCGTCGACAACCGCAAGGCCTTCCACGACTATTTCATCGAGGACCGGTTCGAAGCCGGATTGATGCTGCAAGGCTGGGAAGTGAAATCGATCCGCGCCGGGCGCGTGCAGTTGAAGGAATCCTACGTCAGCTACGCGAACGGGGATTTCTGGCTGCTTGGGGCCCATATCTCGCCGCTGACCACTGCGTCGACCCATATTACGACCGACCCGGTACGCCCGCGCAAACTGCTGCTGCACCGGCGCGAGATCGAACGGCTGTCCGGCCTGGTGGCACGCGCCGGCTACACTGTCGCCGCCCTCAACATGCATTACACCCGCGGTCGGATCAAGCTCGAGATCGGTTTGGCCAAGGGCAAGAAGCAGCATGACAAGCGCAACAGCGAAAAAGAGCGTGAATGGCAGCGCGAGAAGCAACGGCTGGTACGCAACGACAGCAAGCGCGGTTGA
- a CDS encoding septation protein A, giving the protein MKFLFDLFPVLIFFGVYLGTGDLFVATGVAIIATAAQVLFAWWRWGKVEPMLWISFLLIALLGGATLLFHDKTFILWKPTALYWAFALILGGAKLFKGRDLLRALMGNQMSLPDPVWTGVTLAWITFFVLMGLLNLFVAFSFSETVWVNFKTFGTLGLTLVFVVGQGLVLSRYLQDGEAESPAAVEEK; this is encoded by the coding sequence ATGAAGTTTCTCTTCGATCTGTTTCCGGTTCTGATTTTCTTCGGCGTCTATCTGGGGACCGGCGATCTGTTCGTCGCCACCGGGGTCGCCATCATCGCCACGGCTGCACAGGTCCTCTTCGCCTGGTGGCGCTGGGGCAAGGTCGAGCCCATGCTCTGGATCAGCTTCCTGCTGATCGCCCTGCTGGGCGGGGCCACACTGCTGTTCCACGACAAGACCTTCATCCTGTGGAAGCCCACGGCGCTGTACTGGGCGTTTGCGCTGATCCTGGGCGGCGCCAAGCTGTTCAAGGGGCGCGATCTGCTGCGCGCGCTGATGGGCAACCAGATGTCGCTGCCGGATCCGGTCTGGACCGGCGTCACGCTCGCATGGATCACGTTCTTCGTGCTGATGGGCCTGCTCAACCTGTTCGTGGCGTTTTCGTTCTCCGAAACGGTATGGGTCAACTTCAAGACCTTCGGCACCCTGGGCCTGACTTTGGTGTTCGTGGTCGGACAGGGCCTCGTGCTGTCGCGCTATCTGCAGGATGGCGAGGCAGAATCCCCGGCCGCAGTCGAGGAAAAATAA
- a CDS encoding ABC transporter ATP-binding protein, which translates to MSAPLLEIRGIHKRFGGLHALNDVSLAINVGEIYGLIGPNGAGKTTLFNVLTGLYQPDEGAFTFAGRDLFRKKPYVVVESGIARTFQNIRLFANMTALENVMVGQHVRTRTGVIGAVLRHPRARAEEAGIKTRAQELLDYVGIGRRHDELARNLSYGDQRRLEIARALATRPTLLALDEPAAGMNPSETEGLKKLMEKVRADGVTILLIEHDVKLMMGLCDRIAVLDYGKKIAEGVPEAVKNDPRVIEAYLGVAPQ; encoded by the coding sequence ATGAGCGCGCCCTTGCTCGAAATCCGCGGCATCCATAAGCGCTTCGGTGGCCTGCATGCGCTGAACGATGTCAGCCTGGCGATCAACGTCGGCGAGATCTACGGCCTGATCGGCCCCAATGGTGCCGGCAAGACCACCCTGTTCAACGTGCTGACCGGGCTCTACCAGCCGGACGAAGGCGCGTTCACCTTCGCTGGCCGTGATTTGTTCCGCAAGAAGCCCTATGTGGTGGTCGAATCGGGCATTGCCCGTACTTTCCAGAACATCCGGCTGTTCGCCAACATGACGGCACTGGAGAACGTGATGGTCGGCCAGCACGTGCGCACCCGCACCGGCGTGATCGGCGCCGTGCTGCGTCACCCCAGGGCCCGTGCCGAGGAAGCCGGCATCAAGACCCGGGCGCAGGAGCTGCTCGACTACGTCGGCATCGGTCGCCGCCACGACGAGCTGGCGCGCAATCTCTCCTACGGCGACCAGCGTCGGCTGGAGATCGCCCGCGCCCTCGCCACCCGCCCGACACTGCTGGCGCTCGACGAGCCGGCCGCCGGCATGAATCCCTCCGAGACCGAGGGGCTGAAGAAGCTGATGGAAAAGGTGCGCGCCGACGGTGTGACCATCCTGCTGATCGAGCACGACGTGAAGCTGATGATGGGCCTGTGTGACCGCATCGCGGTGCTCGATTACGGCAAGAAGATCGCCGAGGGCGTGCCCGAAGCCGTGAAGAACGATCCACGGGTGATCGAAGCGTATCTGGGAGTGGCGCCGCAATGA
- a CDS encoding peptidylprolyl isomerase: MRQTKKLALAVTLALSAAGAFAAVATVNGVAIPDSRLDFFVKQVAERGQKDTPELRARIKEELVRNEVLVQEAAKKGLEKNSDVQTRLELARQQILVGALVNEYVKTNPVSEAELKKEYERIKVNLSGKEYKARHILVKEEAEAKTIVAELKKGKKFEDLAKEKSIDKGSAQNGGDLGWSNPSAFVPEFGNALKAMQKGKLSEPVKSQFGYHIIKLDDVRDAKGPNYEELKPELQRELQGQKVQNYVKGLVDKAKVQ, from the coding sequence ATGCGTCAAACCAAGAAACTTGCCCTTGCTGTCACGCTGGCCCTGTCCGCTGCCGGTGCGTTTGCGGCAGTCGCCACTGTCAATGGCGTCGCCATCCCGGACAGCCGTCTGGACTTCTTCGTCAAGCAGGTGGCCGAGCGTGGCCAGAAGGATACGCCGGAGCTGCGTGCCCGCATCAAGGAAGAACTGGTGCGCAACGAAGTGCTGGTGCAGGAAGCGGCCAAGAAGGGCCTGGAAAAGAACAGCGATGTGCAGACCCGCCTCGAGCTTGCGCGGCAGCAGATCCTGGTTGGTGCCCTGGTCAACGAGTACGTCAAGACCAACCCGGTCTCCGAGGCCGAGCTCAAGAAGGAATACGAGCGGATCAAGGTCAACCTGTCTGGCAAGGAATACAAGGCGCGCCATATCCTGGTGAAGGAAGAAGCCGAGGCCAAGACCATCGTGGCCGAGCTGAAGAAGGGCAAGAAGTTCGAAGACCTGGCCAAGGAGAAGTCGATCGACAAGGGCAGCGCGCAGAATGGCGGCGATCTGGGCTGGTCCAATCCGAGCGCGTTCGTACCTGAATTCGGCAATGCGCTCAAGGCGATGCAGAAGGGCAAGCTGTCCGAGCCGGTCAAGAGCCAGTTCGGCTACCACATCATCAAGCTCGATGACGTGCGCGATGCCAAGGGCCCGAACTACGAGGAACTGAAGCCGGAACTGCAGCGTGAGCTGCAGGGCCAGAAGGTGCAGAACTACGTCAAGGGTCTGGTCGACAAGGCCAAGGTCCAGTAA
- a CDS encoding CPBP family intramembrane glutamic endopeptidase has translation MMPSWPVGMMALLLWGTVLALWWPGRRLWLVLLAATLAVALHAGVLRWWALVPLLAGFALYALAGRARSGPIRWLAHVLFAAWAVASALHIWPGVRNPLLLGPVRLSADSVPYTLYLNLDKTLVALVLLGCGAVLRRRAAVPGASWQLVWLLLPLAGVLVLASAAGLVAPQWKLPPWLPLWVMCNLLLTCVAEEAFFRGYLQRRLERTLGLHAGWLLASAAFGLAHMSGGALYAALAAVAGGCYGLAYRVSGRLEGAIALHFLFNLAHLVGFTYPALAPSAA, from the coding sequence ATGATGCCATCCTGGCCGGTCGGGATGATGGCCTTGCTGCTATGGGGCACGGTGCTGGCGCTCTGGTGGCCCGGGCGCCGGCTGTGGCTGGTATTGCTGGCGGCCACGCTGGCCGTCGCCCTCCATGCGGGGGTGCTGCGCTGGTGGGCCTTGGTGCCGCTGCTGGCAGGCTTCGCGCTGTACGCGCTTGCCGGCCGTGCACGCAGCGGTCCGATACGCTGGCTGGCCCATGTGTTGTTTGCCGCCTGGGCCGTGGCGAGCGCGCTGCATATATGGCCGGGCGTGCGCAATCCGCTGCTGCTGGGCCCGGTGCGGTTGAGTGCCGACAGCGTGCCCTACACCCTGTATCTCAATCTGGACAAGACCCTGGTGGCACTGGTGCTGCTGGGCTGCGGCGCGGTACTGCGGCGTCGGGCCGCCGTACCCGGCGCATCCTGGCAGCTGGTGTGGCTGCTGCTGCCGCTGGCCGGCGTGCTTGTCCTGGCCAGTGCCGCCGGGCTCGTGGCACCGCAATGGAAGCTGCCGCCCTGGTTGCCGCTATGGGTGATGTGCAACCTGCTGCTCACCTGTGTGGCGGAAGAGGCGTTCTTCCGCGGATATCTGCAGCGGCGGCTGGAGCGGACCTTGGGGTTGCATGCCGGCTGGTTGCTTGCCAGCGCCGCATTTGGCCTTGCACATATGAGCGGGGGGGCGTTGTATGCGGCGCTCGCTGCCGTGGCGGGCGGCTGCTACGGCTTGGCCTACCGGGTCAGCGGGCGCTTGGAGGGCGCGATCGCGCTGCATTTTCTGTTCAACCTCGCCCACCTCGTCGGCTTTACTTATCCGGCGCTTGCGCCGTCTGCTGCTTGA
- a CDS encoding BolA family protein, with protein MDVDQEIRRRLQSLNPEALELHDDSAAHAGHAGAAAGGGHFELTVVSAAFAGQPALARHRQVYRLLADLIPARIHALQIRAFSPDEF; from the coding sequence ATGGACGTCGACCAGGAGATCCGCCGCCGATTGCAGTCCCTCAATCCCGAGGCGCTCGAGTTGCACGACGACAGCGCGGCGCACGCCGGCCATGCCGGTGCCGCGGCCGGGGGAGGGCACTTCGAGTTGACGGTCGTTTCGGCGGCGTTTGCCGGACAACCGGCCTTGGCGCGGCACCGGCAGGTGTATAGGCTGTTGGCCGACCTGATTCCGGCTCGCATCCATGCCTTGCAGATCCGGGCGTTCAGTCCGGACGAGTTTTGA
- a CDS encoding YciI family protein, whose product MPLYAIIGTDRADSLSERLAQRPAHLARLQTLQHEGRLILAGPFPAVDAPDPGPAGFSGSLIVAEFDSLSAAQAWAEADPYRQSGVYEAVSVKPFKYVLP is encoded by the coding sequence ATGCCGCTCTACGCCATCATCGGAACCGATCGCGCCGACAGTCTGTCCGAGCGGCTGGCCCAGCGCCCGGCGCATCTGGCGAGGCTGCAGACGCTGCAGCACGAAGGCCGGCTGATCCTGGCCGGACCGTTTCCGGCGGTGGATGCGCCGGACCCCGGGCCGGCCGGGTTTTCCGGGAGTCTGATCGTCGCCGAGTTCGATTCACTGTCGGCGGCGCAGGCGTGGGCCGAGGCTGATCCTTATCGCCAATCGGGTGTGTACGAGGCGGTGAGCGTCAAGCCATTCAAGTACGTATTGCCGTAA
- a CDS encoding ABC transporter ATP-binding protein — protein sequence MTDALLKVEDLKVAYGGIHAVKGINLEVRQGELVALIGANGAGKSTTLKTLVGLVKPAGGSITFNGENTARLAPYHYVNRGLVLVPEGRGVFPRLTVEENLQMGAHTRNDKAGIANDMARVYDLFPRLKERRLQLAGTLSGGEQQMVAIGRAIMSRPRLLLLDEPSMGLAPIIVQKIFDIIRMIAAEGVTMLLVEQNAKLALETADRGYVMESGRITLADDAKVLLANEAIQQAYLGE from the coding sequence ATGACCGACGCTCTGCTGAAAGTCGAAGACCTGAAAGTCGCCTACGGCGGCATCCACGCCGTCAAGGGCATCAACCTGGAAGTCAGGCAGGGCGAGCTGGTCGCGCTGATCGGCGCCAATGGCGCCGGCAAGAGCACCACGCTGAAGACGCTGGTCGGCCTGGTCAAGCCCGCTGGCGGCAGCATCACCTTCAATGGCGAGAACACCGCCAGGCTCGCGCCCTACCACTACGTGAACCGCGGCCTGGTGCTGGTGCCGGAAGGCCGTGGCGTGTTCCCGCGGTTGACGGTGGAAGAGAACCTGCAGATGGGCGCGCATACCCGCAACGACAAGGCCGGCATTGCCAACGACATGGCACGCGTCTACGACCTGTTCCCTCGCCTGAAGGAGCGGCGGCTGCAACTCGCCGGCACACTGTCGGGCGGCGAGCAGCAGATGGTGGCGATCGGCCGCGCCATCATGAGCCGCCCCAGGCTGCTGCTGCTGGACGAGCCGTCGATGGGCCTTGCGCCCATCATCGTGCAGAAGATCTTCGACATCATCCGGATGATCGCCGCCGAGGGGGTGACCATGCTGCTGGTCGAGCAGAACGCCAAGCTCGCACTGGAAACCGCCGACCGCGGCTATGTGATGGAAAGCGGCAGGATCACCCTGGCTGACGACGCCAAGGTGCTGCTGGCCAACGAAGCGATCCAGCAGGCCTACCTGGGCGAATGA